The following proteins are encoded in a genomic region of Lytechinus variegatus isolate NC3 chromosome 7, Lvar_3.0, whole genome shotgun sequence:
- the LOC121418110 gene encoding chromaffin granule amine transporter-like, with protein MTAPEKKGIDHLTGFADTITVLFLSRAFHGIAGTGIEISGISYLAVRYQDDENLKGFVLGMVISSFAFGTLIGPTIGSVMYGLISQSAPFLAISVIILASLVFTPMVMPMNVTVPVTESSPSAITLVMNPCTLLVSVLALTTTLGIAFTNATLPIWLKSSFKTPEWEIGLIFVPTSAAHIVSGPLIGYWSKTLKRWRCMLIGSLAMAIGIATLPLCIMIWQLIPSMTLVGFGFGTVDSTLIGIMYRIVDVWHEGAQSSAAAVFVFEFCLAYTIGLLTSGTIIGFIGFKWTMWSLAITIVVSSPFCLLLSRIPEERETEQPLLPKPEVLLPSCLPTTIEDKPQPLPDESTHLIEG; from the exons ATGACCGCTCCGGAAAAGAAGGGCATTGatcatt tGACTGGATTTGCTGACACAATTACCGTCCTGTTTCTATCACGAGCTTTCCATGGCATAGCTGGTACTGGAATCGAAATCTCAG GAATTTCTTACCTGGCCGTGAGATACCAAGATGACGAGAATTTGAAAGGATTCGTTCTGGGAATGGTGATAAGTAGTTTTGCTTTCGGAACACTTA tTGGTCCAACTATAGGTTCGGTTATGTATGGCTTGATCAGCCAGTCTGCTCCATTCCTTGCCATTTCTGTTATAATCCTAGCGTCTCTTG TGTTCACTCCAATGGTCATGCCCATGAATGTAACAGTTCCAGTCACTGAGAGTTCTCCATCCGCCATTACCCTTGTAATGAATCCTTGTACACTATTGGTATCAG TTCTTGCTTTGACGACCACGTTGGGTATAGCCTTCACCAATGCAACTCTTCCAATATGGCTCAAATCATCGTTCAAGACACCAGAATGGGAAATAG GTTTGATTTTTGTGCCAACAAGCGCCGCTCACATTGTATCAGGGCCTCTTATCGGATATTGGAGTAAAACACTGAAAAG GTGGCGATGTATGTTGATTGGGTCACTAGCAATGGCTATTGGAATTGCAACG CTTCCGCTTTGCATCATGATCTGGCAGCTTATTCCGTCTATGACCCTAGTTGGATTTGGCTTTG gTACTGTTGACAGCACTCTAATAGGGATAATGTATCGCATTGTAGATGTATGGCATGAAGGAGCTCAGAGCTCGGCTGCTGCAGTGTTTGTCTTTGAGTTTTGCCTGGCATATACAATAG GCCTACTTACTTCTGGTACTATCATTGGATTTATTGGATTTAAATG GACTATGTGGAGCTTGGCAATAACCATCGTGGTCTCTTCGCCATTTTGTTTACTGCTCAGTCGAATCCCAGAAGAAAGAGAAACCGAGCAACCGTTATTACCGAAACCAGAAGTCCTATTACCATCATGCCTACCAACGACAATAGAAGATAAACCACAGCCATTGCCCGATGAATCTACACACTTAATTGAAGGATGA